Below is a genomic region from Azoarcus sp. KH32C.
AGCCGTGCCATTGCCGGCCGTTGCCATGGTGTCGCCGGTGGTCGCGCCGCCGCCGGCGCCGCTGCCTGCGCCCCCGGTTGCATTCGCTTGCTGCGAATGGCTGCCGGTGGTGCTCGTCGCCGAACCCGACGCTCCCCCCGTCAGCGCGCCGCCAGCACCCGCACCGCCAGCCCCGCCGGTTGATGAGGTGCTGTTGCTTCCTGCCGTTGCGTTGGCGGTGCTGCCCGTCGTGGAGCCGTCGCAACACGCAGTGGAGGTTGCAGAGGCGCCACTCGTCGTGCCAGAAGCAGAGCCACCACCACCGCCGCTACCACTGCTTTGGCTGCCTCCGGTCGTGCTTGTCGTGTCGGCGGCGCCGGACCTCGCGCGGCTGCGGGCGAGGGCTTCGCCGCCGCTGCCCGTGGCAGTGCCTCCGACTCCGGATGCGCTGGCGGTGGCGCTGCCGCCGTCGCTTTTGGACTCTCCGCCCATCGCAGTGGCGGCGCCTCCTGAGGCCCTGTTGCGTGCCGCGGCATTTCCGGCCTGAGATTGTGCAGCGCCGCCGTTGCCGGCGATTGCCGACCCCGTGGTGCCGCCTGCGCCACCGCTGGCTCCCGTTGCGTTGCCCGAGGAGGCTCCGCCGACCGTTGCCGATGCGCCCGCCCCACCTTCGCCGCCACTGCCGCCATGTGCATCGGCACCGCTGCCACCGAAGCCGTTAGCATTGCCGCCGATGGCACTGCCGCCATTTCCGCCAGACGCTTTGCCGCCCGCGCCGCCATTGAGATTCCCTTCATTCCAGGCGCGATTGCCGAGCCCGCTGACCGTGACCATTGAGACTGTGCCCGCGAGCTTGGACAGCGCGACCACGGCGGTCTTGTTGAAGGCGTTCGAGAAATTCGAGGTGGTCGTCGAGCCGTTGCTTGCTGCGGCGCTCCCATAATCACCGGCGTTGGCGGTACCCTCATTGTTGCGGTTGTTGCCGGCACTGCCGTCGTTGTTCTGGTTGGAATTGTCGTTCTGCCCAATGGTGGAGCCTTCGTTGGCCTGCGGACTGCCGTTGCCACCCGTCGTTGAGTCCGCGGTCGCGCTCTGTGCGTTACTGCCATCGGAGACCGTGCTGACGGTGTTGGTCGGATTTGCCCATGCATGTCCGCTAAGGCCGAAGGCGAGTGCAATCGCACTGGAGATCAAAGTCCGTTTCATCTCATACCCCTTCGGAAGCCTGGGCAAGGCACCGTGCCATGTCCAGTGCTCATCGGACGGCAAGAGCTGTGCCACGGCCCGTGGATCAAGGCTTGGCGGGCGATTGGACGGGGCGCATTCCCGTCGGCACCTTCCCGCCGCAGGTGGCGCGCACGGACTTGTACAGATGTTGTACAGCCCAAGGGCGAGTGGCGGGCGCGAGATTCGGCGTGTAGCCCCTATCATTTTGATTTACGGGCTGTTTGTCGTTCATGGATGGCGGCGGCCGAGTGTTGCAGCAGTGAAACACTTCCGTCCGCTGGCGCACCGCAATGGGCCCTCGCCCTGCGGACCGGCGTATATTCCGGAACCGCACCGATTGCCCGTCCCTCGCACCATGCCCCTGCCCAGTTTCGATCCCGCCGCCTACCCTTCCCAGCTCGCCGAAAAGGTGGCCCGTTTCGCCAGCGACTTCGCGCCGCTCGGCGTTCCGGCGCCCGAGGTCTTTCAGTCCGAACCGCTGCACTACCGCCTGCGCGCCGAATTCCGCCTGTGGCACCACGGTGGCCGCGTCGATTACGCGATGTTCGATTCGGACGACCCCAAGACGCCGGTGCTGCTCGACGACTTCCCGCCCGCGGCCGCGCCGATCGCCGCCGTGATGCCGCGCCTGCGCGAGCGCGTGCAGGCCGACGAGATCCTCAAGCGCAAGCTCTTCCAGGTCGAATTCCTCGCGACCCTGAGCGGCGAACTGATGGTGAGCCTCGTCTATCACCGCCCCCTCGACGAGGCCTGGGAGGCCGCTGCGCGCGCCCTTGCCGCCGATCTCGGCGTGCAGCTCATCGGCCGCAGCCGCAAGCAGAAGATCGTGCTCGATCGCGACTGGCTGCTTGAGGAGTTCGAGCTCGACGGCCGGCGCCTGCGCTACCAGCAGATCGAAGGCAGCTTCACGCAACCGAACGGCGGCGTGAACCGCCAGATGCTCGGCTGGGCGCGCCGCCAGGCGGCCGGCGCCGGCGGCGACCTGCTGGAGCTCTACTGCGGCAATGGCAACTTCACGATCGCGCTCGCGCCGCTCTTCGACCGCGTGCTCGCGACCGAGGTCAGCAAGTCCTCGGTGCGCGCGGCGCACTACAACCTCGAAGCGAACGGCATCGACAACATCACGATGGTGCGCATGTCGAGCGACGAGATCAGCGACGCGCTGGCCGGCGGGCGCGAATACCGCCGCATGAAGGACGTCGGGCTCGCCGATTACCGCTTCTCGACGCTCTTCATCGATCCGCCGCGCAGCGGGCTCGACGAGGCGACCGTCAAGCTCGCGCGCGGCTTCGACCGCATCCTCTATATCTCGTGCAACCCGCAGACGCTGCGCGACAACGTCGCCGCCCTTGCGGATACGCACGGCATCTCCGCCGCGGCGGTCTTCGACCAATTCCCCTACACGCACCATCTCGAGTGCGGGCTGGTGCTGACGCGGCGCTAATCCTGTTTCGGGGGATCGGGGCGATCGGCGTCGTCGAGTGGATAGGAATCGGCAAAATAGGCCGGCCCTTTCATGATGAGCAGGATGCCGCACGCGATCGCCAGCGTGCCCACCGTGGTCCAGGTCAGCAGCGCCACGCTGATGCCGAAGATGTCCGCCGTCGTGATGCTGGCGGTCGGATCGGCACCGAGCCCGGCCCAGGCCATCGCCCGGGCGAGCAGCGGGGGCAGGCTCGCGATCGCGCAGCCGCCGAAGAAAACGAACGGCAACCGGCGGAGCAGCCCGCGCTCGAACGCCGTGTCTGCGGCCTTGCGGTGGCCGTGGGAGGTCGTGGTGTTCATGGCGGTTCCTCTGTCGGGGTTGGGGGTGTCCGACGGTCCTTCGACTGCGACCTGCCGGCATGATGGTTCGATGCATCCGAGGGCGGATGATTCCACACCTTTACCAACGGATGCATCGGCTCGTGCATCAACGCGACATTTCCGCTAGTGTTCAACCCATGACCTTCCGTATCGCCATCAACGGCTACGGCCGCATCGGCCGTTGCTTCCTGCGTGCCCTGCACGAGTCGCCGCTGCGCCACGACCTCCAGATCGTCGCCATCAACGAGCCGGCCGACATCGACAGCATGGCCTACCTCACGCGCTTCGATTCGACCCACGGCTGCTTCCCCGGCACCGTCGCGGTGCGCGACGACATGCTCTACATCGACGACAGGCCCATCGTCGTCTCCCACGCCACCGCGCCCGACGGCGTCGACTGGCAGGGGCTCGACATCGACCTCCTCGTCGAAGCCTCTGGCTGCTACCGCTACCGCAACGAACTCGACGCCTTCCTCGACGCGGGTTGCCGACGCCTGCTGTTGTCGCACCCTGGCCATAGCGCGGCGGACGTCGACCGCACCGTCGTCTTCGGCATGAACGAGGCCTCGCTGACCGGCGAGGAGCGCCTCGTCTCGGCAGGCTCCTGCACGACCAACGCCATCGTCCCCATCCTCGCGATCCTCGACGAGGCTTTCGGCATCGACCACGCGCTGACGACGACGCTGCACTCGGTGATGAACGACCAGCCGCTGATCGACGGCTACCACCACGCCGATCTGCGCATGACGCGCTCGGCGATGCAGTCGATGATTCCCGTCGATACCGGCCTCGCGCGCGGCATCGCCCGCCTGCTGCCGGCGCTCGCGGGCCGCATCGAGTCCAAGGCGATTCGTGTGCCGGTGCCCAACGTATCGGCGATCGACCTCGTCGTGACGATGAAACGTGACGTCACCGCCGACGAGATCAACGCCCGTCTGCGCGCCGCTGCGACCGACGGCAGCGTGCCGACGCTCGCCTATTCCGACGCCCCCCACGCCTCGATCGACTTCAACCACGACCGCCACTCGGCGATCCTGGATGGCAGCCAGACCCGCATGATCGGCGACCGGATGGCGAACCTGCTGATCTGGTTCGACAACGAATGGGGCTTCTCGAACCGCATGGTCGAGGTTGCCGCCTGCTGGGCCCAGCGTCTGGGCCGACGCGTCGGCGGAGCGTAGACGCAAAAAAAGGCCGGTGCAGCGCGGGGGACGCTGGCGACCGGCCAAGGGATGAACGGGGGCAGGGGAACCCCCGTGAGCGGTATCAGTTCAGTTGCTGCACCCCGGCCACGACCCAGCCACGGCCGCCGTCGATCGGCTTCGTCAGGTGCCAGATCTCGTCGAAGCGTTCCGCGGGGCCGCCGACCTCTTCGCGGATCAGGCCGCCGAAGCGTACGCTGACGACGTAGCGCTGGGCTTCCTGTTCAAAGTCGACGATCTCCGCATGCAGATCCAGCACTTCGGTGTGCTGCTTCGCCGTGCCACGTTCGGTCAATTGCATCTGCAGCTCGGCGAACACTTCCGGCGACACGAACTCCCGCAGATCGGCGAGATTGCCCGCGTCGTTCGCCGCCTGAAGGCGGATGAAGTTCAGCTTGGCCTGGCGCACGAAGCCTTCGGCATCGAAATCCGCGGGAAGAGTGCGCGGTGCGGCGGTGCCCGTCGCGGTGGAAGCCGCGGCAGCCGGCATCGGCTCCTGATGCGACATCGGCGCCATGCCGCCACCCGCACCCATCCCCGCATACTGCATCGGCGACTCGGCCGCGCGCTTGCGTGCCGCGAACATCCGGACCGCAACCACCGCAGCCATTACCAGCAGCGCGATCAGCATCATGCTGCCGAATTCCTCACCGAAGCCGAAGTGCGACGCGAGCGCGGCCAGGCCGAGACCGGCGGCGAGACCGGCCACGGGGCCGAGCCAGCTTCTACGCGGGGTCTGCGGAGCCGTCGTCGCCGCACCGGCAGGTTGCGTCGGCGTCGTGGCGCTGCGCGCCGGCGGTGCGGTCGGTGCCGTCGAAGGGGTGCTGCGCTGCATGCCGAAGGACTGGCTGCCGCCGAGGCGCTTCGCTTCGGCATCGGGTGCCGCAAGGCCGACGCTCACAACGAGCGCAAACAGGGCCAACAGAATGCGTTTCATGGTGTTCTTGACTCCTTGGGTTCATTGAATCGATCTGCCCTCTGCAGATCATTGGTGCCAGCATAGACTATTCGTTGACTTCGGATGAAGCTGAGTTTTAAGTAGCGACATTACCAAAAAACGGAAGAAGCCATGCAGCCGCTCAATTATCGACATCTCTATTATTTCTGGGTTGCCGCCAAGGAAGGCGGCATCGCGCGCGCCGCGGAGCGGCTCGGCATGGCGGTGCAGACGGTCAGCACCCAGGTGCGCGAGCTCGAACGCGAGCTGGGGTACGCATTATTCCGTTCGGCCGGCCGCGGCGTCGAACTCACCGAGGCCGGCACCACTGCCGCGCGCTTCGCCGAACAGATCTTCCAGCTCGGCGAAGCGCTTCCCGCCGCTGTGCAGGACGCTGCCACCGCCCAGGGCCTGCGCCTCGCCGTCGGCATCTCCGACGCCCTGCCCAAGCTCGCCGTGCGCCATCTGCTCCAGCCGGCGACGCAGACGCCCGAGCTGCGCCTGCTGTGCCACGAAGGCGATTTCGACGATCTGCTCGCCGACCTCGCGCTGCATCGGCTCGACGTCGTCCTCGCCGACCGGCCCGCGCCGCCCAACCCCAACCTGCGCGTCTTCAGCCACCGCGTCGGCCGCGCCTCCGTCGCATGGTACGCGCCCGCCGCGGTCGCAAGCGCCGTCCATCGCCCCTTCCCAGCCTGCCTCGCCGACCTTCCGCTGCTGCTGCCTACCGCCGATTCGGCGCTACGCGGCCGCCTCGATGATTGGCTCGCCCGCCACGGCATCCGCCCGCAAATCGTTGGCGAATTCGAAGACAGCGCCCTTCTCGCCACCTTCGGCGAAAGCGGCTTCGGCGCCTTCCCCGCGCCGGAAATGTCGTCGGAGGAACTGACCGGTGCGCGCGGACTTACGCTGATCGGCCGCAGCCCGGACGTCGTCGAGCATTTCTATGCGATTTCGGCGCAGCGCAAAGTCGAGCATCCCGCAGTTCGCAAGTTGCTCGATCAGGCGGGGGAAGCGGCCGAATCAGCCACATAGGGCTGTCCTTGGTCTTCGATATCCGTTGCCGCACGAAGCAGCCGGAGTCCCAGCGTTTCGACGGAAAGTGCTTCGTGGCCGGCCGTGGGCGCGGGGGAGCTACTCCACAGAACGTAGTCGGTCTCGCCCGTGGGACGTGCGAGCTGCCGGTACACGGTCGGCATGATCGGCACATGGTCGCCGTACCAACACAGCAGCCCTGGGCGGGCCTGTCGCGTCAGTGTCGCCCGCA
It encodes:
- the trmA gene encoding tRNA (uridine(54)-C5)-methyltransferase TrmA — translated: MPLPSFDPAAYPSQLAEKVARFASDFAPLGVPAPEVFQSEPLHYRLRAEFRLWHHGGRVDYAMFDSDDPKTPVLLDDFPPAAAPIAAVMPRLRERVQADEILKRKLFQVEFLATLSGELMVSLVYHRPLDEAWEAAARALAADLGVQLIGRSRKQKIVLDRDWLLEEFELDGRRLRYQQIEGSFTQPNGGVNRQMLGWARRQAAGAGGDLLELYCGNGNFTIALAPLFDRVLATEVSKSSVRAAHYNLEANGIDNITMVRMSSDEISDALAGGREYRRMKDVGLADYRFSTLFIDPPRSGLDEATVKLARGFDRILYISCNPQTLRDNVAALADTHGISAAAVFDQFPYTHHLECGLVLTRR
- a CDS encoding type I glyceraldehyde-3-phosphate dehydrogenase, with translation MTFRIAINGYGRIGRCFLRALHESPLRHDLQIVAINEPADIDSMAYLTRFDSTHGCFPGTVAVRDDMLYIDDRPIVVSHATAPDGVDWQGLDIDLLVEASGCYRYRNELDAFLDAGCRRLLLSHPGHSAADVDRTVVFGMNEASLTGEERLVSAGSCTTNAIVPILAILDEAFGIDHALTTTLHSVMNDQPLIDGYHHADLRMTRSAMQSMIPVDTGLARGIARLLPALAGRIESKAIRVPVPNVSAIDLVVTMKRDVTADEINARLRAAATDGSVPTLAYSDAPHASIDFNHDRHSAILDGSQTRMIGDRMANLLIWFDNEWGFSNRMVEVAACWAQRLGRRVGGA
- a CDS encoding Tim44 domain-containing protein; the protein is MKRILLALFALVVSVGLAAPDAEAKRLGGSQSFGMQRSTPSTAPTAPPARSATTPTQPAGAATTAPQTPRRSWLGPVAGLAAGLGLAALASHFGFGEEFGSMMLIALLVMAAVVAVRMFAARKRAAESPMQYAGMGAGGGMAPMSHQEPMPAAAASTATGTAAPRTLPADFDAEGFVRQAKLNFIRLQAANDAGNLADLREFVSPEVFAELQMQLTERGTAKQHTEVLDLHAEIVDFEQEAQRYVVSVRFGGLIREEVGGPAERFDEIWHLTKPIDGGRGWVVAGVQQLN
- a CDS encoding LysR family transcriptional regulator is translated as MQPLNYRHLYYFWVAAKEGGIARAAERLGMAVQTVSTQVRELERELGYALFRSAGRGVELTEAGTTAARFAEQIFQLGEALPAAVQDAATAQGLRLAVGISDALPKLAVRHLLQPATQTPELRLLCHEGDFDDLLADLALHRLDVVLADRPAPPNPNLRVFSHRVGRASVAWYAPAAVASAVHRPFPACLADLPLLLPTADSALRGRLDDWLARHGIRPQIVGEFEDSALLATFGESGFGAFPAPEMSSEELTGARGLTLIGRSPDVVEHFYAISAQRKVEHPAVRKLLDQAGEAAESAT